A genome region from Chengkuizengella sp. SCS-71B includes the following:
- a CDS encoding sigma factor-like helix-turn-helix DNA-binding protein produces MKISLKKMKNPILKNFFKEEKHKIQYEEYLKTGDLSYLLQLETSFKEYYYRVRVLNYFNKYLYFKAIKFDMNQRKLQQRFQLILDKSNDIRNNYILNSIEDKKAYFNVDEMNIEIEDLVTNEQLRNSISKLTILQKKVIYFYYIKEMKDIEIANKLNISRQSISKTRNTAIKKLRKDFGINKS; encoded by the coding sequence ATGAAAATTTCATTAAAGAAAATGAAAAATCCTATTCTAAAAAATTTTTTTAAAGAAGAAAAACATAAGATTCAATATGAAGAATATCTAAAAACTGGAGATTTATCCTACTTACTACAACTAGAAACTAGTTTCAAAGAATATTACTACAGAGTTCGTGTATTAAATTATTTTAATAAGTATTTATATTTTAAAGCGATAAAATTCGACATGAACCAAAGAAAACTGCAGCAGAGATTCCAATTAATATTAGATAAGAGTAACGATATAAGAAACAACTACATTTTAAACAGTATAGAAGATAAAAAAGCATACTTTAATGTTGATGAAATGAATATAGAAATTGAGGATCTTGTAACAAATGAACAGTTAAGAAATTCAATAAGTAAACTAACAATTCTTCAAAAAAAAGTGATTTATTTTTATTATATTAAAGAAATGAAAGATATCGAAATAGCAAATAAATTAAACATATCTAGACAATCCATTTCAAAAACAAGAAATACCGCAATCAAAAAATTGAGAAAAGATTTTGGTATTAATAAAAGCTAA